A genomic stretch from Apodemus sylvaticus chromosome 12, mApoSyl1.1, whole genome shotgun sequence includes:
- the Ackr1 gene encoding atypical chemokine receptor 1: MGNCLYPVETLSLDNSGTQFTLESLNYLYEENTSYEFMTDYNYSLTPAAPCYSCNLLDSSSLPFFILTSVLGMLASGGVLFTILRPFSTWQICPSWPILTQLVVGSALFSIAVPILAPGLYSAHSTALCNLGYWVWYTSAFAQALLIGCYACLNPKKNIGQVPGLTLALSVGLWGAAALLGLPVALASDVYNGFCTFPFSKDMEALKYTHYAICFTIFTILPLTLSAAKGLKIAWSKGPGPWVSVLWVWFVFWWPHGMVLMFDALVRSKTILLHTCQSQKVLDAMLNVAEALSMLHCVATPLLLALFCHQTSRRCFPLLAPPARQASQMDALAGKS; encoded by the exons ATGGGGAACTGTCTGTACCCG GTGGAAACCCTTTCACTAGACAACAGTGGAACTCAATTTACGTTGGAAAGCTTGAATTATTTGTATGAAGAAAACACCTCCTATGAATTCATGACTGACTACAACTACAGCCTGACACCAGCTGCTCCCTGCTACTCCTGTAACCTGCTTGACAGTTCTTCACTGCCCTTCTTCATTCTCACCAGTGTCCTGGGCATGCTGGCAAGTGGTGGCGTCCTCTTCACGATTCTCAGACCTTTCTCCACCTGGCAGATTTGCCCCAGCTGGCCCATTCTGACACAGTTGGTAGTGGGCAGTGCCCTGTTCAGCATTGCAGTGCCCATCCTGGCGCCAGGCTTATACAGTGCCCATAGCACAGCCTTGTGCAACCTGGGCTACTGGGTCTGGTATACTTCTGCTTTTGCCCAGGCTCTGTTGATAGGATGCTATGCCTGCCTGAACCCCAAAAAGAATATCGGTCAAGTCCCTGGCCTCACCTTGGCACTCAGTGTGGGACTTTGGGGAGCAGCTGCTCTCTTAGGGCTGCCAGTTGCTCTGGCCAGTGATGTTTACAATGGCTTCTGCACCTTCCCATTCTCCAAGGACATGGAAGCTTTGAAGTACACGCATTATGCCATCTGTTTTACCATCTTCACCATATTGCCACTGACTCTTTCAGCAGCTAAGGGGCTGAAGATAGCATGGAGCAAGGGGCCAGGCCCTTGGGTTAGTGTCTTGTGGGTCTGGTTCGTTTTCTGGTGGCCTCATGGGATGGTTCTCATGTTTGATGCCTTGGTGAGGTCCAAAACCATTCTTTTGCATACATGTCAATCCCAGAAGGTTCTTGATGCAATGCTGAACGTGGCAGAAGCTCTGAGTATGCTGCACTGTGTGGCTACACCACTGCTCCTGGCCCTGTTCTGCCACCAGACCAGCCGTAGATGCTTTCCCTTGCTCGCCCCCCCTGCAAGACAGGCTTCTCAAATGGACGCCCTTGCAGGCAAGTCctag